The genomic DNA CGAAGGAGACGACGCTGGATTACGCCGAACGGCGAGGGATCGCGGCGGAGCTCGGGATCGCGAGCCGGATCGAGGTTCCGCGCAGGGTTCAGGAGCTTGGGCGGGCGGCGCTGTCCGACGATGATCGTGCACGGGCCGAGAAGGAGGCCAGGCGGGAGAAGGGGCGCCGGGATCGCCCGGCGCCGGAACAGAATGGGGGGAGGCCGCCCGGACCGGCGCCCGCGCGTCCGGACGCGATCGCCGCCAGACAGACTGAGCAGGACTCGCTCGCCAGGCGGGCGCCGAGGGAGGCGCGCGAGACAGAGTCTTCACGGGAAGATCCGTTGCTGGCGTTGGCGCGGTCGGTTCTGGCGCGCAAGGAAGAGCGCGAACGGCCGGGCGCCGGGGCAGAACCGGCCGCGCCGGCCGACGCGCGGACGCGGGAGGCGGTGGCCGCCGCCCGGCAAGCCTATCAAACGGCGCGGGGCGTGGCGGAGGCGCGCGCGGCCTATGAGGCGGCGCGGGCGCGGGAAATCGAGGCGGCGCGCGTGGCGCAGGAAGCGCGCCAGAAGGCCGAGGCGGAAGCTCAGCGGAAAGCCGAACAGGAACGTCAGGCGGAGCAGGAGCGCGGGCAACGGCAGCGCCGGTCCTACGGCATGGAGATGTAGGGAGCGGCGCTCGCGGCGGCGTATCCGCGCCGGCGGTATTGCGAAGCAATGGATTGTGGAGAGTTTCGAGCGATGACGGAGGCGCAGGAGCAACTGGCGCGGATCGGGGCGGCGATCACCCACGCCGAGACGTTGCAAAAACAAGCCGAGACGGCGCATAGGACAATCGTCGCGCAGACGCTCTCGCTGCAAAAGAGCGTGGCGCAGTTGCTGGTCGGGATCGAGGAGCGTTCGAACGGCCTCGGCGCGCAGGAGGAGCGATTGGCGACCCAAATCGCCGCTTTCACAAAACAGGTCGAACAACTCGGCCCGCAGGCGTTCGCGGGCGGCAAGGCCGCCGTGGCGGGAGAAGTTCGCGCCGCGCTGAAAGACGCGGCGTCGGTCGTCGGCGTCGCAGCCGAGAACGTCACGGCGCCGGTGCGGGCGACGCTGACGGCGAGCCTCGCCGCAATCGACAAAGCGCAAGCGTCGCTCATAGAGGCGCGCGAGCGACTGTCCTGGCGCGCCCTGGGGCTCATCGGCGCGACGGCGCTCGGCGCCCTCATGCTCGCCGGCGCCGGCGGCTATGCGATGATCGGCTGGCAGCGCGCCGAGATAGCCGCCGCCCGGGAAGAGCTGGCGCGCCTTCAAGAACGCGCCCGGGCCGTCGCCGCGACGGTCGAAGAGATGGAGGAGAAAGGCCGCGCGCTCGACGCCAAAGGCGTGCGCTTCCCGACCGACACATGTCGGGATCAGAAGGGCAAGACCCATCTCTGCGTCGAGATCGACGCCCAGGCGGTGGAGTTCACGTCGGCGGACGATCGCCGCCATTATCGCATTCCGAAGGGGTTTTGAGGCGGCACTGGTTGGTCAATAGCACTCACCCCTCCCTATCCGCCGCGTCATTGGCGGCGAGATCGAGGTAGAGAATCAAGCGTTGGCGACCCGGTCGCCGTCCTGCTTCGCCGCTGGGACGGAAGCCTAATTTTTCGAGGAGGCGCCAGGATGCAATATTCTCAACGCGACACTCGGCTGTTATGTGGCGAGTCGGAAACGTTCCGCGCAGCATCGCGATTACCGCCATCGCGGCTTCCGATCCGAAACCAAGTCCATGTAAAGAACTCTTGATCCAATAGCCGATCTCGATCTCGTTCTCGCCATGGAGATGCGTGCCGATTACGCCGACGAGTACGAGGTCATCGCGGTCCCAAGCGCCGATAAAACAGTCGCGATCGTCCTTTTCGCCGATGATAAGAGCAGCGGCGTCATCCGAGGTGAACGGATTTGCCAGAAAGTGAACGGCATTTGTAATTACAGGATCATTCGTTATCTCTTGCAACGCGGTGGCGTCATCGCAAGTCAATGGCGTGAGGCGAAGACGCTGGGTTTCAATTGTGGGGAAATTGGACAGATTCATAGCGCTCTCCGGTTGGAGAGCCGCTGCTATAAGGCCGGGACGGAAGAATTTAGGAATGCGGGTTAAGACCATGCCGGCATAATCGCAGCGGCGATGGTCAATTTATGACGACGCGCCGCTCCTATCGATAAGAGCGCCACCAATAAAACAGCGAATGGTTCGCAACGTCGACCATGAATTCGCCATGCCATGCCCAACCTTGCCAGTCAAGAGGCTTTTAGGTCGGCGAGAAATGCTTCCGAAAATGGGACTGTCGTTGTTTGCAGAGCAATCGTCAACCGATTGCCGGCCCTTTTAGTTCGACGACATTCCCTTCGGGATCCTTGATGTAGATCGACAGTCCTTGGCCCTCCGCGCCATAGCGTGAAGTGGTTTCGCCGGCCTCCACGTTATGTGCTGCGAGGTGGCTGCGGATCTTGCTCTCGTCGAAAGGGTCGACCCGGAAGCAGAAGTGATCGAGATTGCGTCCTTCCCTTCCCGGCGTGCCGCCGCCGGCGCGCCCGAGCTGGCCATCGACTGGCGCGAGATCAAGCAGCGAACGCCCTGCCCTGAGCTGCACAATACCGAGGGCGTCGTTTCGCCGTTCGATCGCGCAGCCAAGCACGTCGCAATAGAATTTCAGCATCGCGTCGAGATCTGCGACGCGAAGCACGAGATGATCGATCTCCCGGATTCGTATCATGGCGTCTCCTTTGGAGTCTTCAGATGGGTCGATGGTCATCGGCCTCTGTAGACAGTGTCAATCTTTGGTGCACCGCTTCCTCCATCGCCCTCCATCGCCGCAGCTTCTCCAAGGCCGAGATCGCCAAGATCATCGACACGGTGCTGGCCGAGGAAGGCCGCTCGCCCGAAAGCATTTCGTGCCAGGACATTTCAAGGCCGAATACGACCAGGATAATCTTGCCGATAGGCTTGGACAGATCAGGCAGCGGAGTCGACATCCGCCAGATGCAGCTCATTCATCAAGTTTGAAACGAAGTCCCTGAGAACCAGGACGCGCCGTTCGGCAATTTCTCTGCCTGCCCGCGTGTTCATTTTGTCGGGCAAATGAAATAGTTTCGTTTGAAAATGATCCAAGGTGAACCGACGGTCATTCAGGGAGCGGCTTTCGGCAAGGGGGTCATCCGGGTCGAACAAATTCGCACCCAAAGTAGAGCCCACGGCGAATGCGCGCGCCAATCCGATAGCGCCAAGGGCCTCGATGCGATCCGCGTCCTGAACGATGCGCGCTTCGTTCGACGTCGGCGGTATCCCCGCCGAAAAGCTGTGCGCGGCGATCGCGTGATGCAGTTTTGCGGTCTTCTCAGGGGGAAATCCATGGCAGGACAGGAGCTCTACAGCTCTGTCCGCGGAATGGGTCGACGTGAGTTCCCGCAGGGACGAGTTTTTGGGATAATTGCGAATATCGTGGAAGTAGGCAGCCGCCATCAGAACCAATAGGTCTGCCTCGATCGCATCGCGAGCCATGATTGCCAGGCTAAGCCGCCATACTCTGCGGCAATGAGAAATATCATGCGATGCGTCCGATGGACTCTGCTCGCCGGCGATGGCGTCGCAAATACTTATCCATTTCTCCATTTCGCAGAGCCTGCCATCCCGAGCTTCTGTCATGATTGGTCTCGCGGTGCCGTTCTGAATCAGCCTGCGCAGCGGCTTGCGCTGCGCCAAATTAGACCATTCGTAAATCACCAATTTCGATGAAGGTCTCGCAGAGATCCTGTTTCGCTAATTTATCCTTTCGCGGCGAGGAGTTGCACGAGATGGCCAGGAAGATTGGTTCCAGTCCCCGCAGCATTGATCGTCTCAAAATAGTTATGCCATCCAGACGTCGCTATACCGGACAGAAGGGCGTTCAACGCCACTTCGTCGGGAAAACGCCAGATTGCAAAAAACTGTTGGGGCGCCGCATGCATTTTGGTCGCGTCGATCTCGCCCAGAGCTACGGCCTCGATGCCGAAAGCCGATAGGCCCGCCATGCCGGAGCTGATAAGCTCAAAGAACCGCTGCCGACCGTTCTGATCGAGCGCCACCCATGCGGGCTTTGGAGTGTAGAGTTCTACCAGATAGTGCGCCATACAGTGTTTCCTTTGGAGATCGTCAGTCCTTGCTATTGATTGACCGGAGGGCACGTTTGCAAATTCGGTAGGTCGCAGGGTTTGGGCTTTCCGCCGTCCAGCGAGCGCAAAGGCCACGGACCCATTCTGGTTGGTCTTTGGCCGCGTCATTCAGCCAGTTGCCAACGGAATCCTGCACATATGGAGCGGGATCGGCTCGCAGGGGTTCCAGAATCGGCAGCGCCTTTGCTGGCTGCTGTTTCAGCGCCACGATATGCGCGCACCACACGCCGCGTGGCCGGATTGCCTCGCTAGCGAAGCGCCGGAGCCGTTCGGAGGGATCGGTCGTCCATCCGGCAAGATTTGCAATCGCCTCGTTGAGATCGACGGCAAGGTGTGGCCGCACGGCGATCCATGACCATTCCCGCACTCCGAAATGATGATCATCAGCAAGGGGGCGGATCGCGGCAAGGCGATCCGTGAGCGTCACGCCATTAGTCGCACCGATCATGAAGCAGGCCCAGCTCCGTAACGTATCGGAGCGATGCTTCCGCAAATTGTCTATGGCGCCGGTGCCAAGGCGGTCATAGCTCAGACGAGCCGCTAGAGCCATGCGCTTGGAAATGCCGGTTTTGGCTTCGCACTCCATGATGGTCGCTGCGTCATCGCCCACTTCCGGCAAGACCACGCGCATCAGAGCTGCGAAATCAATAGCGAGGCATTCGGTCAACGTTGCGGCCTCGATTTCGCCTGCGTTGAGCATGGCAAGGCGAGCGGGGTCTACGTCTTTGACGCGCTGACTCGCGCGCTTCGAGGTGGCGTTCATGCGGGGACGCCGCCCGCTTCGCTGGCCATTCCCTCTTTCGCTCCGAGATCAGTGTTTCGCCATGCGTGCCGCAGCAAGCGGTCGAGCACCTGTCGTTCGTGGGCGCTGAATCCAGAGAAAAGCGAGTTGATCCATTGGGTATGATCGTTGAACAGGTCGCGTGCTGCTTTCTGTCCCTTCGCAGTCAGACGCACGATGACCTTGCGGCGATCTTCCATATCACCATGACGGGCAAGAAAGCCGTCGCGCGCTAGCCCGTCGAGAAGCCCGGTAATCGTCGCTCGCGTGACGCCTGCCCGTTCGGCCAGCTCGTATGGGGAAAGTCCTTCGGGAAGATCATGCAGCAGGAACAACAGCACGAACTTTCCTTCGGATAGTTGGTGTCGAGCGAGGCGTGCGGCGCAATCGCGGTTGATTGCGGAGGCAAGCGCCAGTAACTCAAAGCACAGCCGGATGTTAGCGGTTTCGAGTTTGCCTCGGCGTTGTGCTTCATCGAGCAAGGCGAGGTGCTTTCGTTCCAGCATTTCCATTAGCCACCATATAATATGGTGGCTAATTTAAGTCAATATTGCATAATTCAAGACTTTCGAGAATTTTCGTTGATCCTTGCGCCGCAAAGGCTTACGCTTCTCGAAAGATATGTCCGATAGTCCTGCCCCAAAACGCCTTGGTTACGCCCGCGTCTCGACCGTAGGGCAAACCCTCGAAGCGCAACTCGACCAGCTCAAGGCGGCGGGGTGTTCGCGCATCTATCGCGAGAAGGTTTCCGGCGCGAAAGTCGACCGCAAGGAACTCGGCAAGCTCGTCAAATCCATCGCGGCGGGCGATCAAGTGGTGGTGACGCGCATCGACCGGCTGGCGCGATCGACGTTCGAACTGTTCGCGATCGTGAAAAAAATTGTCGACGCGGGCGGGCAATTTCTCAGTCTCGCGGAGCCGTGGGCGGACACATCGACCAGCACGGGGCGGCTTATGATCGCCGTGCTCGGCGGCTTGGCTGACGTGGAGCGTGATTTGATCCGCACGCGCACAGGCGAAGGCCGCGCCCGCGCCAAAATGCGCGGTCAGCACATGGGGCGGCCCTCGAAAATGACGGCGGCGCAGAAGCAGGAGGCGCGGCAAAGGCGCAAAGACGGAGAATCCGTCGCCGACCTTGCTCGCTCCTACGGCGTGAGTCCGGCCGCCATCTACCGAACGATGGCTTGAGATTGAGGGTGGTTCATCGTCGTCAGCGCCGGCCGACGGTCTGCATCTTGGAGGCTTGCAGATCAGCTAGTTTGCCGCCAAATCTTGGTGCACACCATGGAGAGGAACGTGAGTCGCTCAGTTTGGTCTGTCATCGTCGGCCTGGCCGCCTTTGCCGTAACCACGACGATCGCCCACTTGATCGCTTCCTCTATTTGGCTAGGCTACGCGGTAGCAGCTCCTACCCGCGCATATACCCTGCCGATGCTCTTCGTGCGTTTGATCGTCGGCATAGCGGCGACTATCGGCGCCGGGTGGCTTGCATCAAGAATAGAGCGGAACAATTGGTACGCTGGGCTGTGGGTCGGGGTGTCTTTGCTAGCTATTTCAATCCCCTGGCACGCTCTCATTTGGTCCCAATATCCGATTTGGTATCACCTCGTTTGGCTTGGATCCGTGATCCCTGCCGCTGTGCTGTGCTGGGTAAGAGAGCCGGGCGCACGCCCGATCACGCTTTGAGCGAAGCCACGCGTGCTCCAACGAAAGAGGAAGCATGAGTAATGTAACACCCCGGATGATCGGCGCGGTGATTGCCGGGCTGGCCTTCTTTGGCGCGATGGAGGCGACTGGCAATGTCATAGCGATCCACGCCTGGCCCGCTTATGGCGCCGCCTTTCCCACCAGAGCCTTCACCCTGCCGATGCTGTTGGCGCGGCAGGCTTCGGGCGCAACGCTGACGATTCTTGCAGGCTGCCTGGTCTCCACAATCGCGAGACGGGATCAACGCACCGTGCTGTTAGAGCTGGCCTCGCAAATTTGAACAGTGAGATAAGGGCACCTCGAAAAATATGCCCCTTTTGGCCTGATGACCGGCGTTCGCGTTCGCAGCGCGGTAGATCGTTCAGTCCTTGGCCTCTCAGCGAGGCTGCCTGACGCCACCTGCTTCTCAGGTAGCAGCTTGATCGGGTCAGCTCACACGACCCAACGCGTGGCGCGCCGGTTCAGCCAGCCGCAGCCACCATCCTTTCAAGACAAACGAAGCGGCGCATGTTGTAGACGAGGTTCGTCATTCCGATTTTGCACCGCGCGCGGACGATGCCGATGGTGCGCACGAGTTCGGCTCGCATGCCGTTCTTTTGATCCCCAAATACATGCTCGACGCGGGCGCGCACCTTCGAGCGTGTCGTATTGGCGGCCGTCTGCGCCTCGCTGAGTTTGCGATTGCGATAGGCCCGGCGATGAATGCGGCTCTTCAGGCCGCGCTCGGCGAGTTTTTCCTCGATCTCATCGCTGCGATAAGCACTGTCTGCCCACACATCCGAAGCCGTGTTATCCGAATCAAGAATGTCTTCGAACTTTTGACTGTCGTGCACGCTCGCGTCGCTCACCACGTAGCGGCGCACCAATTTGTGGCGGCGGTCGACGCCGATATGGTTCTTGTAACCGAAATACGAGCGTTCATGCTTCTTCGTCCAGCGCGCGTCCTTGTCCTTCTGGCGGTTCTTGGCCGGCTTGGATTTCCAGTCTTCCGGCGTCTTGCCTTCCTTGATCGCCTCGTTGTCCTCGCGCGAATTGTGTTGCTTGGGCGCCGACACGATCGTCGCGTCGATGATCTGACCGCCCCTGGCGAGATAGCCCTTGGTCTTCAAGAACCCGTCAAACAGATCGAACAGCCCTTCCACCGCGCCCGCCTTGGCCAGCGCCTCGCGATAGAGCCACAAAGTCTTGGCGTCGGGAACCGCGTCTTCAAGGCCAAGGCCGAGAAAGCGCATGAAGGAGAAGCGATCACGAAGCTGGTATTCCGCCTGATCGTCGGAGAGATTGTAGAGCGCCTGCAACACCAGCGCCTTGAAGATCACGACTTCATCCCAAGGCTTGCGTCCCGCCGAACTCTTGCGTTCCGCTTCGCTCCTGCGAAGCTCGCCTTTAATCAGCGCCGCCTTCAGCTTCGGCCGGAAAGATTCGAACGGAACCATCGCCGCAATCGCAGTATCCCTTCGGTGGCGGCCGCCTTCCGTTGAGATCGGATTTGGCGGAGAGATCGCTCTTACGAGCGCTGATACGAGCGCGCCTAAGAGTTGCTCATGGCCCATTCTATTTTGCTGACAGGTCCAGATCGTCGCCGCTCCTGGTCCGATGACGAGCGGCGCGAGATTTTGGCGGAAGCCTTCGCTCCGGGCGCGATCGTGGCCGCGGTGGCGCGGCGTCGCGAGGTTTCGACCGGCCTCATTTACACGTGGCGTCGGAACGCCATGCGCGAGAGCGGCGCGCCGTTTTTACGCGCGCTTGTCACCCATGATCCGCCGCCGGCGGACAAACCGACACCTCAATTGGCGCCTGCAATCGTCGTGGATCTGCCCGGGGGCGCGCGGGTCAGCATCAGCGCGTCGGCGTGCGCCGATTTGATTGCCGCGACATTGCGGGGCCTGCGATGATTCCGATCCCAAGCGGCGTCCGGGTCTGGATCGCGACAGGCCACACCGACATGAGGCGCGGCATGCAAGGCCTCGCGCTTCAGGTTCAGGAGGGGCTTCAACGTGATCCGCACGCTGGCGATCTGTACATTTTCCGGGGGCGCCGCGGCGATCTGGCGAAGATTCTCTGGCATGACGGCGTCGGGCTGTCTCTTTACGCCAAAAGATTGGACCGGGGAAAGTTCATCTGGCCGTCGGCATCCGATGGCGCTCTGTCGATCTCGGCGGCGCAGATGGCCTACATGCTTGAAGGAATTGATTGGCGTAATCCACAATTGACCTGGCGGCCAAAGAGCGCTGGGTGAGCGTGAAAAAAACTCGGAGTCGGCCGCATTTTGGGGCGCCACGAATCGCAAAATATATGATTCACTGCGTCGCATGGCCCCCGCTCGTGACGCCCTTCCTGACGATATCGCCGCCCTGAAAGCGGCGTTGATTGTCGAGCGTGCGAACGCCGTTGAAGTCGCTGCGGAATTGGCCGTCGCCAGGGCCAAGGCGTCCGAAGATCTGGCGCTGATCGCGCAGCAGAAGCTGCGGATCGCCAAGCTGGAGCGCCAGATTTACGGACAAAAGTCGGAGCGCTCGGAGCGTCTGGTCGACCAGTTGGCGCTGGCGTTCGAAGAGGCGGAGGCCGGCGCCACGGAAGACGAACTGGCGGCGGAAAAGGCCGTCGCCCTGGCGACCA from Candidatus Rhodoblastus alkanivorans includes the following:
- a CDS encoding GNAT family N-acetyltransferase; its protein translation is MNLSNFPTIETQRLRLTPLTCDDATALQEITNDPVITNAVHFLANPFTSDDAAALIIGEKDDRDCFIGAWDRDDLVLVGVIGTHLHGENEIEIGYWIKSSLHGLGFGSEAAMAVIAMLRGTFPTRHITAECRVENIASWRLLEKLGFRPSGEAGRRPGRQRLILYLDLAANDAADREG
- a CDS encoding VOC family protein; the encoded protein is MTIDPSEDSKGDAMIRIREIDHLVLRVADLDAMLKFYCDVLGCAIERRNDALGIVQLRAGRSLLDLAPVDGQLGRAGGGTPGREGRNLDHFCFRVDPFDESKIRSHLAAHNVEAGETTSRYGAEGQGLSIYIKDPEGNVVELKGPAIG
- a CDS encoding HD domain-containing protein; protein product: MIYEWSNLAQRKPLRRLIQNGTARPIMTEARDGRLCEMEKWISICDAIAGEQSPSDASHDISHCRRVWRLSLAIMARDAIEADLLVLMAAAYFHDIRNYPKNSSLRELTSTHSADRAVELLSCHGFPPEKTAKLHHAIAAHSFSAGIPPTSNEARIVQDADRIEALGAIGLARAFAVGSTLGANLFDPDDPLAESRSLNDRRFTLDHFQTKLFHLPDKMNTRAGREIAERRVLVLRDFVSNLMNELHLADVDSAA
- a CDS encoding DUF6616 family protein; the protein is MAHYLVELYTPKPAWVALDQNGRQRFFELISSGMAGLSAFGIEAVALGEIDATKMHAAPQQFFAIWRFPDEVALNALLSGIATSGWHNYFETINAAGTGTNLPGHLVQLLAAKG
- a CDS encoding DNA alkylation repair protein; protein product: MNATSKRASQRVKDVDPARLAMLNAGEIEAATLTECLAIDFAALMRVVLPEVGDDAATIMECEAKTGISKRMALAARLSYDRLGTGAIDNLRKHRSDTLRSWACFMIGATNGVTLTDRLAAIRPLADDHHFGVREWSWIAVRPHLAVDLNEAIANLAGWTTDPSERLRRFASEAIRPRGVWCAHIVALKQQPAKALPILEPLRADPAPYVQDSVGNWLNDAAKDQPEWVRGLCARWTAESPNPATYRICKRALRSINSKD
- a CDS encoding MarR family winged helix-turn-helix transcriptional regulator, translated to MEMLERKHLALLDEAQRRGKLETANIRLCFELLALASAINRDCAARLARHQLSEGKFVLLFLLHDLPEGLSPYELAERAGVTRATITGLLDGLARDGFLARHGDMEDRRKVIVRLTAKGQKAARDLFNDHTQWINSLFSGFSAHERQVLDRLLRHAWRNTDLGAKEGMASEAGGVPA
- a CDS encoding recombinase family protein translates to MSDSPAPKRLGYARVSTVGQTLEAQLDQLKAAGCSRIYREKVSGAKVDRKELGKLVKSIAAGDQVVVTRIDRLARSTFELFAIVKKIVDAGGQFLSLAEPWADTSTSTGRLMIAVLGGLADVERDLIRTRTGEGRARAKMRGQHMGRPSKMTAAQKQEARQRRKDGESVADLARSYGVSPAAIYRTMA
- the tnpA gene encoding IS66-like element accessory protein TnpA, whose translation is MAHSILLTGPDRRRSWSDDERREILAEAFAPGAIVAAVARRREVSTGLIYTWRRNAMRESGAPFLRALVTHDPPPADKPTPQLAPAIVVDLPGGARVSISASACADLIAATLRGLR
- the tnpB gene encoding IS66 family insertion sequence element accessory protein TnpB (TnpB, as the term is used for proteins encoded by IS66 family insertion elements, is considered an accessory protein, since TnpC, encoded by a neighboring gene, is a DDE family transposase.); its protein translation is MIPIPSGVRVWIATGHTDMRRGMQGLALQVQEGLQRDPHAGDLYIFRGRRGDLAKILWHDGVGLSLYAKRLDRGKFIWPSASDGALSISAAQMAYMLEGIDWRNPQLTWRPKSAG